Sequence from the Pseudomonas sp. 7SR1 genome:
GATCTCATCGAGCATCAACAACCAGGCCCGGCGGCTGCACAACTGCCGCAACGCCTTGAGGTAGCCCGGCGGCGCGAGCTGCACACCGCTTTCGCCCTGGATCGGCTCCACCAGTATCGCGACGATGCGTTCGCCGTGGGCTTGCTGGAGTTTTTCCAGGGCCTGTAGATCACCGAACGGCACCTTGATGAAATCCCCCGGCAAGCGGTTGAAACCCAACCGTACCGCCGGGCCATCGCTGGCGGACAGCGTGCCTAGCGTGCGCCCATGGAAAGCGTTCTCCATGACCACCACCAGCGGCTGCTCGATGCCTTTGTGCCAGCCATACAGGCGCGCCAGTTTCAACGCGGTTTCGTTGGCCTCGGCCCCCGAGTTGTTGAAAAACACCCGCTCCAGGCCGGAGAGCTGCGTGAGCCTGAGCGCCAGCCGCTGCTGCCAGTCGATGCTGTACAGGTTGGAGGTGTGCAGCAGCAGGCCGGCCTGCTCGCTGATGGCAGCCACCAGCCGGGGATGGGAGTGCCCGACATTGGTCACCGCCACGCCGGCCACGGCGTCGAGGTACTCGCGACCGTCCTGGTCCCACAGGCGCGTACCCAACCCGTGGGAAAAATTCAGCGCCAGGGGTTGGTAGGTGCTCATCAGGCAGTCGGCAGTCATGACATCGGGCTCCATCAGGGTGGTTTTTTCCAGTATGGTTAGCCACCCTTGATGGATAAACGCCGCTTTACTTCATTCATTTAAAAGCAGGAATTGATAATGGACCTGTTCCAGGCCATGAACGTCTACGTCAAGGTGGTGGAGGCCGGCAGCCTGACCGCCGCGGCCCAGGCGTGCGAGATGTCCACTACCATGGTGGGCAATCACCTTCGCGCACTGGAGCAACGTCTCGGTGTGCGGCTGATCAATCGTACGACCCGTCGCCAGCGACTGACCGAATTCGGCTCGACCTACTATCAGCGTTGCCTGGAAGTGCTGGGGCTGGTGGCCGATTCCGAGCGCCTGGCCGAGCAGACCCAAGGCGAGCCCACTGGCACCCTGCGCATCACGGCGCCGCTGACCTTCGGCACCGAACGCCTCGCCCCGGCGCTGGCGCAGTTCAGCCAGCGCTGCCCCCAGGTCAAGCTGGACGTGGTACTGACCAACCAGCGCCTGGACCTGCTCGACCATGGCTTCGACGTCGCCATTCGCCTGGGCCTGCCGGATCCCAAGCTGATCGCCCGACCGTTGATGGACTACACCCTGACCATCTGCGCCTCCAGGGCCTACCTGGCACGCCGTGGCACCCCGCGACAACCGGCCGACCTGCAACAGCACGACTGCCTGTCCTTCGCCTACTCCGCCGGGGACGAGTGGCGCTTCGCCCAGGACCACTGGCCCATCAACGGTCCGGAGGGGGAAATCAAGGTGCCGGTCAACGGACCGATGCTGATCAACAGCTCCTCGGGCCTGCACCGCGCCGCCCTGGCCGGCATGGGCGTGGTGATGCTGCCCGATGCGCTGGTGGAACAGGACTTGAAGGACGGGCATCTGGTGGCTCTGCTGCAGGACTACCAACTGCCCCATCGGCCGATGAACCTGATTTACGCCCAGGACCGCTACCGCTTGCCCAAGCTGCGCAGTTTCGTGGAGTTTGCGTTGGAGAAATGGGCAAGATCTGCTGACGAGACGAAAAGTAGCCTTTAAAGGCTACTATTGAAGAAGTAGCCTTTAAAGGCTACGTTACGGCATCCCATGACAGGATTAAGTGCAATGAAGCTAGAGGCGGTCTTGACCGGCGACCTGATCCACTCGCAAAGCGCAGGGGATACGCTCGCCTACATCTCTGGCTTGAAAGCCGTGCTCAAGCAATTGGAAAAACGCTACAAGGCAAAAGCGGAAACCTTTCGCGGCGACGGTTTCCAGCTTTC
This genomic interval carries:
- a CDS encoding LysR family transcriptional regulator; the protein is MDLFQAMNVYVKVVEAGSLTAAAQACEMSTTMVGNHLRALEQRLGVRLINRTTRRQRLTEFGSTYYQRCLEVLGLVADSERLAEQTQGEPTGTLRITAPLTFGTERLAPALAQFSQRCPQVKLDVVLTNQRLDLLDHGFDVAIRLGLPDPKLIARPLMDYTLTICASRAYLARRGTPRQPADLQQHDCLSFAYSAGDEWRFAQDHWPINGPEGEIKVPVNGPMLINSSSGLHRAALAGMGVVMLPDALVEQDLKDGHLVALLQDYQLPHRPMNLIYAQDRYRLPKLRSFVEFALEKWARSADETKSSL
- a CDS encoding aspartate aminotransferase family protein, with translation MTADCLMSTYQPLALNFSHGLGTRLWDQDGREYLDAVAGVAVTNVGHSHPRLVAAISEQAGLLLHTSNLYSIDWQQRLALRLTQLSGLERVFFNNSGAEANETALKLARLYGWHKGIEQPLVVVMENAFHGRTLGTLSASDGPAVRLGFNRLPGDFIKVPFGDLQALEKLQQAHGERIVAILVEPIQGESGVQLAPPGYLKALRQLCSRRAWLLMLDEIQTGIGRTGQWFAFQHEGIVPDVMTLAKGLGNGVPIGACLARGKAAELFTPGSHGSTFGGNPLACRVGCTVLDIIEEQGLVDNAGVQGDRLLTRLRAELADNPNVLAIRGRGLMIGIELKQPVRDLALCAARDHGLLINVTRGKVIRLLPPLTVDEREVEMIVRGVSRVLAQA